TACTCACTTTCTGACAACTCAATATTTCTTCTAATTTCTGTGTTGCTGCTTTTCCTTTGCACTCTTGAAGTTcttctaatttcttttctaGTGTAGTCTTTTGATCCTTTAATCTTGATATTTTAACATCAGAATTTTTTAGTGCCTCTGAGAGATTATTTTTCTCACCTTCCACGGCAGTGAGTTTattgtacagcttcttgttgattttctttaatttgactACTTCTTCACATACGTCATTATATGCTTCTTGTATGCTAAAATCCTGATCAGCTTCAACAAGTGCTACATTCAAATCACTAAAGGTACATTCACTTTCAGCTTTTGTTAGTTCAACCTCAGTAAGATCATTCACAACAGAAGCAaaagccataaaagatttttcattgTCAGAAGATGAATTTTCAGAGTCAGAACTATCACTAAGAAACACAttcaaagtttttcttttactttttctgtgttgcccagatgactaacacaagagggggggtgaattgagttgtattaaaaaaaataacaattataaatcaaatatataatataaaatataaacaaaatatgaaataacaataaatataaagagtaagggtaagagagaagcaaactcagtatgttaacgaggttcggccccactgcctacgtcctcgcctcaagctaccccttgaggattcccaaattcactattcaacctccttcaggtggagatagaaacctattacacctttgaacaacaccgctacaaaggatccgtgtagaacaccctctacacttgcaatcaccttacacgtggtgattcaactattccctgtgtagaatactttctacacacacaagggttatacacaccccttttctgatacaaaagctgatagtgggtaggttatcagaaaacactcctcaacgagtgaaataagaacaatacagcgcaagctatatctctcaaaatgaacaaggattaaggctcaatgtttagagaagagagaatgaaagctttgaatgaatgttgtatgctcttggtgttgtaaatgtgaagctctcaaatgatctatttataggcatatgagacttcatattcaaatttaaaaaagattcacatgtcaaagacaacatcattcactttttcaaaaaattcaaataaaaggttcttctttttcaattgtcaaagacaacatcattcactttttcaaagaattcaaataaaaggttcttctttctcaattgtcaaagacaacatcattcactttttcaaaaaaatcaaacctaatcttttacttttggcatatgacaaaatgagcacactttcattttcaaaaaattcaaacctaatcttttactttttgtataagtctaaaaaagcatcaatcacttttgaaaatattcaaataaaacatgcacatgtgaaagatgacaatcaatcatctttaatattttcaaagttcaaccctttaatcaaggcatgcacatgcaaaagatgacaatcaatcatctttcaaaattttcaaatttaattttcaaaaatattcatgcacatgtggaaaatgtattttaatgctttatgataaaatattaattttgagcattaatcctaatttcgaattttgaagagatttacaacattactctataattttaatgtgaacttgttcccttcttgctcatgcttgtttccttgatgtgcttgactccattgtgtagacaacttgagcttgagacttctttattctttgaattcatttgttatcatcaaaatccatgtgtagatttataatcacatgaaacttgaaatcttgagttcaacaatctccccctttttgatgatgacaaatatttgatagaacttgaaacctatattaatacttaagctccccctgaaaatatgcgttagtttttcaagcaaaagtataaatataattccaagcatatataacaagtttagcaatttaaacaatgttaatgttctagtctaacacttctcccccttttggcatcattaaaaaggatccgcaacaagaaaatggactgaagaaaacgatgcgtttaatagtcactgtagatagttgaaaaatggagccgtccgtgacccgacaagtgctgcaaagcctcgaggcctaactctatgaatttaatacggctgaagatttaaacaatcgcctgatgttgttgacaaacgggattgaaggctccgagtttctataaaaaaatgatcattttcatctatcggatgccaaaaaaataatcacttcttgacctgagttctgtttttccacaacgatagaatggctgagcaattctcttccactaatgttccagacttgaatcaggaacccttgacgcatcaatcatcaatcttctctcctgaggccgtcaataccatgataggagcagtgaaccgtttttctagtaaggctgattctgagattattgcagaatcaagaatgctcagtaatcaatatgctgcctctgttacgatcatgtctcgaaggttaatggcgagggtgagtgagattgatcatcttaacatgcaaatatctgagttacgacagaagcttgctaataaggatagtgagaataaaaggctaaagcaagaaaaccaagagttgaaaaaatttgcagattggtatgctcatgatctgcaaccacgaatagaagagctggaacgagaaagggttcagatacaaggtcaacatcggcagataacagcagaggttcatcgtttactagaaaaatagggacaatctactgttaatctcgctggcttagtaagaaaacttttgacaatgtgtgtccagcatatcttgtatttcttttgactaaataagatttgaagagaaaatagtttgtcttattctttatgctatctctataaaatcagtcctgaagttcatctaatccgcatcaagttttcatctcatctctataactcatctgcattccttcagcattctcgttttaagccttctattcttttctcaatggctcattcttctaacatttctctagatccatccatgaggcattctgcatctcaacctcctgttctttctgcagctaccattggtgccatgttgcagcaagaaaataataatctgactaataagtcagattctgatgctatttatgacttggtgagtcttgggactcgctactcttcctctattgtggctttttctcagcggctacaagccaaaaatcacgaagttgaaaagctcaaagaacaaattgttgtacttcaacaaattgttcaagagtctcacacaagggaaggaatcattcggcagaagaataaacagttgaaatctttattagattcttcattccgcttgccggttcccatgaataagaatgacatgatattgtatgaagagaatgagcgtctcaaacatgaggctaagaatctcaaatttatgtaaaagtattaaaaaaaaatctatctctatttttattgactctggtctatcttttaagagatattcatagcatgcatcatacctatttctcttctgatcatacataatctatcttctggtaaaggttttgtgaaaatatctgctaactgatcgtgtgtgtttgtgaactctaacattatatcacctttttgcacatgatctcgaagaaaatgataccttatttcaatatgcttagttctagaatgttgtattgggttctttgaaagatttatagcacttgtattatcacatttgattggaatgtgattatacatgagtttaaaatcttcaagttgttgcttcatgtagagaacttgagcacaacaactacccgcagcaacatattctgcctcagcagtagatagtgcaacagaattttgttttttactaaaccaggaaactaatgcatgacctaagaaatggcatgctccactagtgctttttcgatctattttacagccagcataatctgcatctgtgtagctgattaaatcgaaagatgtgtgcttagggtaccataaccctaggttaattgtaccactaagatatctaagaatgcgcttaactgcaattaaatgtgattcttttggagatgattgaaaacgtgcacataagcacacactaaacataatatctggtctactggctgttaaatataataagctaccaatcatacctcgatatatcttcgagtcaactggcttaccggattcatctttatcaagtttagttgatgggctcattggtgttccaatttccttagcattttccatcccaaacttcttcagtaattccttaatatattttgattgattgatgaatgtcccactttttgcttgcttaatttgcaatccgagaaagaatgtaagttcacccatcatgctcatctcaaattcttcctgcatagtcttagcaaaaacttgacacatattttcattagtagcaccgaatattatatcatcaacataaatctgaatcaaaagaatatcatcattttcatatttaatgaaaagagttgtgtcgatttttcctcttgaaaaacctttttcaatcaagaaaccactgagtctctcgtaccaagctctaggagcttgtttaagtccatatagtgcttttgtgagtttgaaaacatgatttggggaaatatgattttcaaaacctggaggttgctcaacatatacctcttcatttataaaaccatttaagaaagcacttttaacatccatttgaaaaagtttgaaatctttataacaagcatatgcaagtagcattcgaatagcttctaatcttgcgacaggtgcatatgtctcatcataatcgattccttcttcttgattaaaaccttgggctacaagtcgagccttatttctagtaatgactccagactcatctttcttgtttctaaaaacccattttgttccaataatagtataatttttgggtctaggaacaagtgtccaaacatcatttctttcaaattgattcaactcttcttgcatagctagaatccaagattcatcaagaagtgcgtcatcaatatttttgggttcaatttgagatagaaaagcagtatgattacaaatatttctaagagatgatcgagtacttacaccttgtgaaggttctcccaaaatttgttccactggatgatctttcacaaatttccactgtttggttgcatcttgtattaaattttgatgatctttcctgatggctccatgttgaacttcctctattgctttctctttgttgagattgagactttctgtgttatttataccttctgtttcttcatcaatagatttcttggagagtggagaattagattcatcaaatactacatgcatagattcttgtacagttaaagtctttttgttgaatactctataagctttactattagtagaatacccgagaaaaataccttcatcagattttgcatcaaacttgcctaaattatctctgtcattcaaaataaaacatttgcatccaaatacatgaaagtaaccaatgttggactttttctcattccaaagctcatagggggttttatctaatttagaccttaacataactctatttataacataacatgcagtacttaccgcttcggcccaaaaataactaggcaagttgttctcattgagcattgttcttgccatctcttgaagagatctatttttcctctctactaccccattttgttgaggagttcgaggagcagaaaaattatgaataaaaccgttttcatcacaaaatgtttcaatatttttattaacaaattcttttcccctatcacttcggatacttgaaatagtataacccttttcattttgaattctcttgcataacttggtaaaggcattatgtgcctcatctttatgagcaagaaagatgacccaagtatatctagagaaatcatcaacaataacaaatgcataatattttcctcctagacttgcaactctatttggtccaaaaagatccatgtgtatcagttgcaatggtctagtagtggaaatatgtttcttagttttaaaagaagtttttgtttgtttaccaaattgacatgcatcacaaattttgtctttaagaaaatatgtttttggtaaacctctcacaagatcattttttgaaagtttggaaataagttccatgttggcatgacctaatcttctatgccataaccaactagtttcattttgagctgacaagcaaatagcatcttgtgaggtaatttcttcaaaatcaattgtataaacattattgtttctaaaagcaataaaacaaatattacaatcatgatcattcaaaataatgcatttatccattttaaaagtaactgtaaatcctttatcacataattgacttatgctcaaaagattatgttttaaaccttcaacaagtagaacatcttcaattatgagagaagattcattaccaattttacctattcccacgatcttccctttcgagttgtctccaaatgtcacgtgtccttcttctttagatctaagatcaaagaacttagtcttgtctcccgtcatgtgtcttgaacatccactatctaaaaaccacttatttttgcttgtggatgacttcatgcatacctataaaaacaattaaaatgatttttcttggtacccaagttctttgggtcctttatttattagtattagaagaaacaagatttttaggtacccatatggccctaatagtcattgtatgatttcttctaataggacaagtatgataattatgaccatttctattacaaaaattacaaatagcatgtgacatatatgaaaaacttgaatgattataataatatccttttttgacaaaattatttttatgaaaagaattttgaatattagtctttgaggtagaatgattatcaaagaaatttttataaggtttgtatttttgttttggcatatatcccaaacctgccttgtcaaaaacacatctttgactaccaagaagtttttcaaaatttctttttccattcgtaaagttttcaacaatattttctaaatcggttttcttcttattcaattcaagattttcatctttcaaaatgatactttcttttcttaaaatttcaatttcgtttgttaaagaagaatttttctttttcaaagcagtatacttgatacccaatttttcaaattcctcataaatctcttctaaaacattttgcaattcttcatatgaaggattttcaatattatcaagatttgttacctcaatgtcatctttagccataagacaaagatttgttgattcttcattgcttgcttcactatctgagctacttgaatcatcatcccatgtagctttcattgcttttttgcccttgtttcgatctttctttagcagaggacaatctggcttgatatgaccaggtttattgcatttataacaaattaaagtgtcgtttttacctgaatctttcttggaaaactttttgaaagatttcctcggaggagttct
The genomic region above belongs to Carya illinoinensis cultivar Pawnee chromosome 4, C.illinoinensisPawnee_v1, whole genome shotgun sequence and contains:
- the LOC122306491 gene encoding uncharacterized protein LOC122306491 yields the protein QSSSRPPLFCGDNYSFWKVRMRIFLQAQGREIWKCIVNGPYIPTKVVGGVKVKKEEEEFDREDDRLYTLNLTAMNLLYNALNGNEFNRIMNCATAKEIWDNLEVTYEGTSQVKESKIYILTHEYEMFKMNDDESISSMHTRFTNIINSLTALGKIYSKVEIVRKILNSLPKRWESKVTAILEARDLKKLEVNELIGSLITLDSGCSRHMTGDKTKFFDLRSKEEGHVTFGDNSKGKIVGIGKIGNESSLIIEDVLLVEGLKHNLLSISQLCDKGFTVTFKMDKCIILNDHDCNICFIAFRNNNVYTIDFEEITSQDAICLSAQNETSWLWHRRLGHANMELISKLSKNDLVRGLPKTYFLKDKICDACQFGKQTKTSFKTKKHISTTRPLQLIHMDLFGPNRVASLGGKYYAFVIVDDFSRYTWVIFLAHKDEAHNAFTKLCKRIQNEKGYTISSIRSDRGKEFVNKNIETFCDENGFIHNFSAPRTPQQNGVVERKNRSLQEMARTMLNENNLPSYFWAEAVSTACYVINRVMLRSKLDKTPYELWNEKKSNIGYFHVFGCKCFILNDRDNLGKFDAKSDEGIFLGYSTNSKAYRVFNKKTLTVQESMHVVFDEQIEPKNIDDALLDESWILAMQEELNQFERNDVWTLVPRPKNYTIIGTKWVFRNKKDESGVITRNKARLVAQGFNQEEGIDYDETYAPVARLEAIRMLLAYACYKDFKLFQMDVKSAFLNGFINEEVYVEQPPGFENHISPNHVFKLTKALYGLKQAPRAWYERLSGFLIEKGFSRGKIDTTLFIKYENDDILLIQIYVDDIIFGATNENMCQVFAKTMQEEFEMSMMGELTFFLGLQIKQAKSGTFINQSKYIKELLKKFGMENAKEIGTPMSPSTKLDKDESGKPVDSKIYRGMIGSLLYLTASRPDIMFSVCLCARFQSSPKESHLIAVKRILRYLSGTINLGLWYPKHTSFDLISYTDADYAGCKIDRKSTSGACHFLGHALVSWFSKKQNSVALSTAEAEYVAAGSCCAQVLYMKQQLEDFKLMYNHIPIKCDNTSAINLSKNPIQHSRTKHIEIRYHFLRDHVQKGDIMLEFTNTHDQLADIFTK